Proteins from a single region of Hordeum vulgare subsp. vulgare chromosome 6H, MorexV3_pseudomolecules_assembly, whole genome shotgun sequence:
- the LOC123401025 gene encoding uncharacterized protein LOC123401025: MGVSLAQAVAELVGRCARRLSRAARRMHVRRPSRAVVPFLGAAGGKARRALSWPATPSSSSKRSKEPAAAEEWGAEAGDGVWRKEILMGERCQPLEFSGAIYYDAEGRRLGAPPTPRTPVRSPLPASLKLAANA, from the coding sequence ATGGGAGTGAGCCTGGCGCAAGCGGTGGCGGAGCTGGTGGGCAGGTGTGCGCGGCGGCTGTCGCGGGCGGCGAGGCGGATGCACGTGCGCCGCCCGTCGCGCGCCGTCGTGCCGTTCCTCGGGGCGGCCGGGGGCAAGGCCAGGAGGGCGCTGTCGTGGCCGGCGACGCCGTCGTCCTCGTCCAAGAGGAGCAAggagccggcggcggcggaggagtggGGCGCGGAGGCGGGGGACGGGGTGTGGAGGAAGGAGATACTCATGGGCGAGCGGTGCCAGCCGCTCGAGTTCTCCGGGGCCATCTACTACGACGCCGAGGGCCGCCGGCTCGGGGCACCGCCCACGCCGCGCACGCCCGTGCGGAGCCCGCTGCCGGCCTCCCTCAAGCTCGCCGCCAACGCCTGA